A single window of Bacteroidales bacterium DNA harbors:
- a CDS encoding PD-(D/E)XK nuclease family protein produces the protein MKFISEFIDFYLDQKEYQVNPIEFNIKSCIVFPNQRGCLFFLKYFAEKVNTDGKTYLFPTVLAWDDFVFHITGRVSVSTTTAIMMLYELSLKENITYFKDKTLDETWFVLKKVYGDFRRVDLAMLDEHKFFLTALEHWKLFFWKLGEEMKEGEKNFLEFFEKLNNIHTKFKKVLLENNLAYLELALRDFIENQRYPVFPYRNIFLVNVISHGKIFHAALEYFRSCQAEVKLFVDHDPYYISEELPEHEAGKAYKVILNSPEKNFFHKTTSSFQEKAITIQVYGIPLGYNQVSFLVNKLQDIFHHNKDKLFRTAVILSDIHLLLPLLKALPSEIACITNFSMGFPLRFTMVFSFIKELIKLKKLVLEKRTISREQLESVLLHPIVLEMLGEQKNTIQSFLKDRPFISKYPYNEIKSIIQKFASRTLIQDIILIFGDEESPATCEDEYGWLTNILSILHGLFGEENELERMAIEEVVQVIETIKNKLKEFNIDKVSIWSIVLQELKDIHVTLKGDPLKGLQVLGPMETAVLDFDHVFILGFNEGSWPINMVEESYIPYEIREKYDMNISLFLKWEYAYLFYRLLQHAKTVEILYNNIVDERYGKEPSHFIKQLEYELIPWLKKHGSEYSYEHSSLASTSIYIEKLNDHDKIPINNEKPLQLSFSELYDYVVCPYKFALKYVEKIQPQEEVSLEYAPNELGNYAHKILEKIIDESKNFQTWEKIWTNFQDKLADVIAIIDESFLKKEENLSRYEHSFNVLMRQKVKEAVENFLRNMKDQGGNFLMLEAEKRLKATIDIENVVIELKGIVDLVEEKDDVWIIRDFKLISQLKENFNLGKINENKFLTEFVNHRYRSQLLYYAMLLHMDLQQRKAFAKGNTYPIKCELVVLLANRKGGMFKKIKFLKDRGVGSNQLDGYDEAFYAQFHNLFTEKILKKYVSENLWDATPSPGKCYYCEYQNICYAFKGA, from the coding sequence ATGAAATTTATCAGCGAGTTTATAGACTTTTATCTCGACCAAAAAGAATACCAAGTCAATCCCATTGAATTCAACATCAAGTCTTGTATTGTTTTTCCTAACCAGCGTGGTTGCTTATTCTTTCTAAAATATTTTGCTGAAAAAGTCAATACTGACGGTAAAACATATCTTTTCCCTACAGTTCTAGCTTGGGATGATTTTGTTTTTCACATCACCGGACGAGTAAGTGTTTCAACGACCACTGCTATCATGATGCTTTACGAATTATCGCTAAAAGAAAACATAACGTATTTTAAAGATAAGACGTTGGATGAAACATGGTTTGTCTTGAAAAAAGTTTACGGAGATTTTCGTAGAGTTGATCTTGCTATGTTGGATGAACATAAGTTTTTTTTAACAGCTTTAGAACATTGGAAATTGTTTTTTTGGAAGTTGGGTGAAGAAATGAAAGAAGGTGAAAAAAATTTTCTCGAATTTTTTGAAAAACTAAATAACATACATACCAAATTTAAAAAAGTATTGCTTGAAAACAATTTGGCATATCTCGAATTAGCATTAAGAGATTTCATAGAAAATCAGCGTTATCCAGTTTTTCCTTATAGAAACATTTTTTTGGTTAATGTAATTAGTCATGGAAAAATTTTCCATGCTGCACTTGAATATTTTCGCAGTTGCCAGGCTGAAGTAAAACTCTTCGTGGATCATGACCCGTACTATATTTCAGAAGAATTACCTGAACATGAAGCTGGTAAGGCATATAAGGTTATTTTAAATTCTCCAGAAAAAAATTTTTTTCATAAAACAACCAGTAGTTTTCAGGAAAAAGCAATTACAATTCAGGTTTACGGGATACCTTTAGGCTACAACCAAGTAAGTTTTTTGGTCAATAAATTACAAGACATTTTTCATCATAATAAAGATAAATTATTTAGAACAGCAGTAATACTTTCCGATATTCATCTTTTGCTACCCTTATTAAAAGCTTTGCCTTCCGAAATTGCTTGCATAACCAATTTCTCCATGGGTTTTCCTTTAAGGTTTACTATGGTGTTTTCATTTATTAAAGAACTTATTAAATTAAAGAAACTCGTACTCGAAAAAAGAACCATATCTAGAGAACAACTGGAAAGCGTATTACTTCATCCTATTGTACTGGAAATGTTGGGCGAGCAAAAGAATACTATTCAATCTTTTCTGAAAGATCGTCCTTTTATAAGCAAATATCCTTACAATGAGATAAAAAGTATCATCCAAAAATTTGCCAGTCGGACGTTAATTCAAGACATTATTTTAATTTTTGGGGATGAGGAAAGTCCCGCAACATGTGAGGATGAATATGGTTGGTTAACAAACATATTAAGTATCTTACATGGGTTATTTGGTGAAGAAAATGAGCTAGAAAGAATGGCCATCGAAGAAGTAGTACAAGTGATTGAAACTATTAAGAATAAGCTAAAAGAGTTTAATATTGACAAAGTTTCAATTTGGTCTATCGTATTGCAAGAATTGAAAGATATTCACGTAACATTAAAAGGTGATCCATTGAAAGGTTTGCAAGTTCTCGGTCCTATGGAAACCGCTGTTCTCGATTTTGATCATGTTTTTATTTTGGGTTTCAATGAAGGTTCATGGCCTATCAATATGGTGGAAGAATCATATATCCCTTATGAGATAAGGGAAAAATATGATATGAATATCTCTCTTTTTTTAAAGTGGGAGTATGCATATCTATTTTATCGACTACTACAGCATGCTAAAACCGTAGAAATACTTTACAACAATATTGTAGATGAGCGTTACGGAAAGGAACCATCTCATTTTATCAAGCAATTGGAGTATGAATTAATCCCGTGGTTAAAAAAACATGGAAGTGAGTACTCATATGAACATTCATCTCTTGCTTCAACAAGCATATATATTGAAAAATTGAATGATCATGACAAGATACCGATAAATAACGAAAAACCACTCCAACTTTCATTTAGTGAATTGTACGATTACGTCGTTTGCCCATATAAATTTGCTTTGAAGTATGTGGAGAAAATTCAACCCCAAGAAGAGGTGTCGCTAGAATATGCGCCAAATGAACTCGGTAATTACGCTCATAAAATTCTTGAAAAAATCATTGATGAGTCGAAAAATTTTCAAACTTGGGAGAAAATTTGGACTAATTTTCAAGATAAATTGGCTGATGTTATTGCAATAATAGATGAAAGTTTTCTTAAAAAAGAAGAAAATTTATCGCGATACGAACATTCTTTTAATGTTCTGATGAGACAAAAAGTAAAAGAGGCGGTCGAAAACTTTCTTAGGAATATGAAAGATCAAGGAGGTAATTTCTTGATGCTGGAAGCAGAAAAGCGACTGAAGGCTACCATAGATATAGAAAATGTCGTAATCGAATTAAAAGGGATAGTCGATTTGGTAGAAGAAAAAGATGATGTATGGATAATACGTGATTTTAAGCTAATTTCGCAATTAAAAGAAAATTTTAATTTAGGAAAAATTAATGAAAACAAATTTTTGACAGAATTTGTTAATCATCGATATCGTTCTCAATTGCTGTATTATGCAATGTTGTTGCACATGGATCTTCAACAACGTAAGGCTTTTGCAAAAGGTAATACATATCCCATTAAATGTGAGTTGGTAGTTTTACTTGCTAACCGAAAAGGAGGTATGTTCAAAAAAATAAAATTTCTTAAAGATCGTGGAGTGGGTTCAAATCAATTAGATGGATATGATGAAGCATTTTATGCTCAATTTCACAATTTATTCACGGAAAAGATTCTTAAAAAGTATGTATCAGAGAATCTTTGGGATGCAACTCCTTCTCCTGGAAAATGTTATTACTGTGAATATCAAAACATTTGCTATGCATTCAAAGGTGCTTAA
- a CDS encoding sugar phosphate nucleotidyltransferase yields the protein MQGIILAAGLGTRLAPYTYVGPKPLFRLGQKALLDFVLQKMIASRISPLVINLFYFPMMVKRHVLYNYPEIPIIFSDERFEILGTGGGIVQAASFLKGSDDVLIHNVDVLSGLSLETLIEIWHGARCDVLLVVKERHSSRELLFDAQTLRWIGWRGNGKELKVEESTHFLAYGFCGISIFKTSILQECETGKNYSFIKLLQMVHHKGYLIKAHLINDWWVDVGSLDNIKLACSISKTF from the coding sequence ATGCAGGGTATTATACTAGCTGCTGGTTTAGGAACTAGATTGGCACCGTATACTTACGTAGGACCTAAGCCACTTTTTCGGTTAGGACAAAAGGCACTTCTTGACTTTGTATTGCAAAAGATGATCGCAAGTAGAATTTCACCACTCGTAATTAATCTATTTTATTTTCCCATGATGGTAAAACGTCATGTGTTGTATAACTACCCTGAAATACCAATCATATTTTCTGATGAACGCTTCGAAATACTGGGAACGGGTGGAGGTATTGTCCAGGCTGCAAGTTTTTTGAAGGGAAGCGATGATGTTCTCATTCACAATGTGGACGTCCTTAGTGGATTATCGTTGGAAACTTTAATTGAGATATGGCATGGAGCTAGATGTGATGTCTTACTTGTGGTTAAGGAACGACACAGTTCTCGAGAGCTTTTATTTGATGCACAAACATTGCGATGGATTGGTTGGCGTGGCAATGGAAAAGAGCTTAAAGTTGAAGAATCTACTCATTTTCTAGCATATGGTTTTTGTGGTATAAGTATTTTCAAAACAAGCATTTTGCAAGAATGTGAAACTGGAAAAAATTATAGTTTTATCAAGTTACTTCAAATGGTACATCACAAAGGCTATTTAATCAAAGCCCATCTAATAAATGATTGGTGGGTGGATGTGGGAAGCTTGGATAACATCAAGTTGGCGTGTTCCATCAGTAAAACGTTTTAA
- a CDS encoding aminopeptidase P family protein: MLTFSENVYTSRREKLFTLIHTGIGIFFSNEMLPMNYPSNTFPFRPNSSFLYFFGIPLPSIIGMIDFDEKKVMLFGDDVDIEDIIWMGKLPTLKELGSLSGVEQVYPLDKAEEFLKKVISQKRFVHFLPPYQYPQQSYLSSLLNIPINEVKKLASSELIKAVVACRSVKSNEEIQELKKAADIGYRMHLEAFRRAVTGTSEQEIAGILEGIAWAYGKGPSFPIILTQRGEILHNHHHDQLLQDGRLLLIDAGAQANSYYASDYTRVIPVNGRFSDRQKEIYQIVLNALNHAISLIRPGKYYRDIHLEACKIIAKGLKDLHLLKGDVDEIVEAGAHALFFPHGLGHMIGLDVHDMEDLGENFVGYDETIQRSHQFGLAYLRLARQLQEGFTLTVEPGIYFIPPLIEKWEQEKKFKDFIVYDEVKKWIGFGGIRLEDDVVVTPNGCEHIGKRLPIIIEEIENIL, encoded by the coding sequence ATGTTGACATTTTCAGAAAACGTTTATACATCGAGAAGAGAAAAGTTATTCACTTTAATTCATACTGGCATAGGGATATTTTTTTCGAATGAAATGCTCCCTATGAACTATCCCTCCAATACTTTTCCTTTTCGTCCGAATAGTAGCTTTCTATATTTTTTTGGAATTCCACTGCCTTCTATCATAGGTATGATAGATTTTGACGAAAAAAAAGTCATGCTTTTTGGTGATGATGTTGATATAGAAGATATCATTTGGATGGGTAAGCTTCCTACGCTGAAAGAACTAGGTTCTTTATCTGGGGTCGAACAGGTTTATCCTTTAGATAAGGCCGAAGAATTTTTGAAAAAAGTAATTTCACAGAAGCGTTTTGTTCATTTTTTACCACCGTATCAGTACCCACAACAATCATATCTTTCATCGTTGCTTAACATACCTATTAATGAAGTAAAAAAACTTGCTAGCTCTGAACTTATTAAGGCTGTCGTAGCTTGTCGTTCTGTTAAATCTAATGAAGAAATTCAAGAATTGAAAAAAGCAGCCGACATTGGTTATCGGATGCATCTAGAAGCATTCCGAAGAGCCGTAACAGGAACCAGTGAACAAGAAATTGCTGGTATTCTTGAAGGTATAGCATGGGCTTACGGAAAGGGTCCTTCTTTTCCCATCATATTGACCCAACGAGGGGAAATACTTCACAATCATCATCACGATCAATTACTTCAGGATGGTCGACTACTACTTATTGATGCTGGAGCCCAAGCAAATTCGTATTATGCGTCGGACTATACTCGAGTTATTCCTGTCAACGGTAGGTTTTCCGATCGACAAAAAGAGATATATCAAATCGTTTTAAATGCATTAAATCATGCCATCAGTCTTATTCGTCCAGGTAAGTATTACAGAGATATTCACTTAGAAGCTTGTAAAATCATAGCTAAGGGTTTAAAAGACCTCCATTTACTCAAAGGAGACGTAGATGAAATCGTTGAGGCAGGAGCCCATGCTCTGTTCTTCCCGCATGGCTTGGGACACATGATAGGTTTGGATGTTCATGACATGGAAGATCTAGGGGAAAATTTCGTTGGTTATGACGAAACCATTCAAAGAAGCCATCAGTTTGGCTTAGCTTACCTCCGACTTGCTCGTCAATTGCAAGAAGGTTTTACCTTAACAGTGGAACCAGGCATTTACTTTATTCCACCCCTAATTGAAAAATGGGAACAAGAAAAAAAATTCAAAGATTTTATTGTATACGATGAAGTAAAAAAGTGGATCGGATTTGGAGGTATTAGACTCGAAGATGATGTGGTTGTTACTCCAAATGGCTGTGAACATATTGGAAAGCGCCTTCCCATTATTATCGAAGAAATTGAAAACATATTATAA
- a CDS encoding riboflavin synthase: protein MFSGIVETTGEVVKIKQEGTNIHFYIKTPLAKKLKVDQSLSHDGVCLTVVKVQKKKETYKVTAIQETLERSNLKFWEVGYQVNLERSLKANGRFDGHIVQGHVDQTAICTKVEELDGSWKYYFEYDPSTGHFTVPKGSICVNGVSLTVVDSEPGKFSVAIIPYTFEVTNFKNIQVGTVVNLEFDILGKYMQQLFKQYYASQLPQKE from the coding sequence ATGTTTAGTGGAATTGTCGAAACAACGGGCGAAGTTGTTAAAATTAAACAAGAAGGGACCAACATCCATTTTTATATTAAGACTCCTCTCGCTAAAAAATTAAAAGTCGATCAGAGTCTTTCTCATGACGGTGTATGTTTGACTGTTGTCAAAGTCCAAAAAAAGAAAGAAACTTATAAAGTTACTGCCATCCAAGAAACATTGGAAAGAAGCAATCTCAAATTTTGGGAAGTTGGTTATCAGGTAAACCTTGAAAGAAGCTTAAAAGCTAATGGTAGATTCGACGGACACATTGTTCAAGGTCACGTTGATCAGACTGCAATATGCACTAAAGTGGAAGAACTAGACGGCAGTTGGAAATATTATTTTGAATATGATCCTTCTACTGGTCATTTTACTGTTCCCAAAGGCTCTATTTGTGTAAACGGTGTGAGTCTGACTGTGGTGGATAGCGAACCTGGTAAATTTTCTGTAGCCATCATTCCTTATACTTTCGAGGTAACCAATTTCAAAAATATCCAAGTAGGGACGGTCGTTAACCTCGAATTCGATATCTTAGGTAAATACATGCAACAATTATTTAAGCAATATTACGCATCACAACTGCCTCAAAAAGAATAA
- a CDS encoding aspartate 1-decarboxylase, translating to MKIQILKSKIHGATVTEARIDYIGSITIDENIMKAAQLHEYEWVHVFNLNNGERIETYVIKGQSGSGTICLNGPAARKFLPGDRIIIISTCYLDEKELEHHVPILVFPNEKNQII from the coding sequence ATGAAAATTCAAATCCTTAAGAGTAAGATTCATGGTGCTACTGTTACAGAAGCCCGTATTGATTACATAGGCAGCATTACCATCGATGAAAATATCATGAAGGCCGCTCAACTCCATGAATACGAATGGGTTCATGTTTTTAATCTCAATAATGGCGAACGTATTGAAACGTACGTGATCAAAGGTCAATCCGGCAGTGGTACCATATGCCTGAACGGTCCAGCAGCTCGAAAATTTTTGCCAGGTGATCGTATCATCATCATTTCAACTTGCTATTTGGATGAAAAAGAATTGGAACATCACGTACCTATACTTGTTTTTCCTAATGAAAAAAACCAAATCATTTAA